The following coding sequences lie in one Peribacillus frigoritolerans genomic window:
- the motA gene encoding flagellar motor stator protein MotA: MDITSVLGVVLGIVAILVGMVLKGVSVTALINPAAILIIIVGTIAAVVTAFPLSELKRLPKIFKILFFEQKLTKPEDLIKTFSEWAVIARKEGLLALESISDQVDNTFLKNGLNLAVEGQSADYIRDILAEEIDAMEERHLSAAAIFSQAGTYAPTLGVLGAVIGLIAALGNMADTEALGHAISAAFVATLMGIYTGYVLWHPFANKLKRKSQQEVRIKEMMIEGILSIIEGEAPRTIEQKLTSYLPAGDRKKWLEGDVREDG; this comes from the coding sequence ATGGATATAACATCAGTTTTGGGCGTAGTTCTGGGTATCGTGGCCATCTTGGTCGGAATGGTGTTGAAAGGCGTTAGTGTAACGGCGCTGATTAACCCGGCGGCTATTTTGATCATCATTGTAGGGACGATAGCTGCTGTCGTAACGGCTTTCCCTTTGTCGGAATTAAAAAGACTACCAAAAATATTCAAGATTTTATTCTTTGAACAAAAATTGACAAAGCCTGAAGATTTAATAAAAACCTTTTCTGAATGGGCGGTCATTGCCAGGAAAGAAGGCTTATTGGCATTGGAAAGCATTTCGGATCAAGTGGATAATACTTTTTTGAAAAATGGCTTGAATCTTGCAGTCGAAGGTCAGAGTGCCGATTATATTCGTGATATTTTAGCAGAGGAAATAGATGCGATGGAAGAACGTCATCTAAGCGCGGCAGCGATTTTCAGTCAAGCCGGTACATACGCACCGACGCTGGGTGTATTGGGTGCGGTAATCGGGCTTATTGCTGCATTGGGTAATATGGCCGACACTGAGGCTTTGGGACATGCCATATCTGCAGCGTTCGTCGCAACCTTGATGGGGATTTACACGGGGTATGTGTTATGGCATCCATTTGCCAATAAGCTAAAACGGAAGTCGCAGCAGGAAGTTCGAATCAAAGAAATGATGATAGAAGGGATTTTATCGATCATCGAAGGGGAAGCGCCGCGAACGATTGAACAGAAATTAACATCATATTTGCCTGCTGGAGATCGTAAAAAGTGGTTAGAAGGCGATGTGAGAGAAGATGGCTAG
- the motB gene encoding flagellar motor protein MotB: MARRKKKQRHEEHIDESWLVPYADILTLLLALFIVLFASSSVDAVRFQQLSNVFNQVFTSGTGFMDFPSDSPSNEPTSPEQRTGAEDLEKLGKNEQEELTEVQERVNAYIQKNDLTDKLGTNLTDEGMLISIRENVLFESGVAEVRSENRKIAKEISDLLVMDLPRNIIVSGHTDNIPIKNHQYESNWDLSVMRSVNFMKLLLENKELDPEMFSAKGHGEFKPVASNETKKGRAKNRRVEILIVPRTAINE; encoded by the coding sequence ATGGCTAGGCGCAAAAAGAAACAAAGGCATGAAGAGCATATCGATGAATCATGGCTGGTTCCCTATGCCGATATCTTAACATTGCTTCTCGCGCTTTTTATCGTCTTGTTCGCATCAAGTTCGGTTGATGCAGTAAGGTTCCAGCAGTTGTCCAATGTATTTAACCAGGTTTTTACAAGCGGAACGGGTTTTATGGATTTTCCAAGTGATTCCCCCAGCAATGAGCCAACGTCACCAGAACAAAGAACAGGTGCGGAAGATCTTGAGAAGCTAGGGAAAAACGAGCAAGAAGAACTTACGGAAGTTCAGGAGCGTGTAAATGCCTACATTCAAAAGAATGATTTAACGGATAAATTGGGAACGAACCTTACGGATGAAGGCATGTTGATTTCAATTAGGGAAAACGTGCTGTTCGAATCGGGTGTGGCTGAGGTGAGAAGTGAAAACCGAAAAATCGCTAAGGAAATCTCGGATTTGCTGGTCATGGATTTACCCAGAAACATTATCGTAAGCGGACATACCGATAATATTCCTATAAAGAATCACCAGTATGAATCCAACTGGGATCTGAGCGTGATGCGATCCGTGAATTTTATGAAACTTCTCCTCGAAAATAAAGAGTTGGATCCCGAAATGTTCAGCGCTAAAGGACATGGGGAATTCAAGCCGGTTGCTTCCAATGAAACGAAAAAAGGAAGGGCGAAAAACCGGAGAGTTGAAATCCTAATTGTTCCACGGACAGCGATAAATGAGTGA
- a CDS encoding late competence development ComFB family protein, whose product MEREYTNVMEEIVVTWVQVLMSGMEYQTFCSCGKCKNDIITLSLNNLPNYYVTTEEGRKRIFGNLNTEENRKWINKRIINAIHVVGQYPKH is encoded by the coding sequence ATGGAAAGAGAATATACAAATGTAATGGAAGAAATCGTTGTGACTTGGGTGCAGGTTTTAATGTCAGGTATGGAATACCAAACATTTTGTTCATGCGGTAAATGTAAAAATGACATCATCACATTATCATTGAATAACCTGCCTAATTACTATGTAACCACGGAAGAAGGGCGGAAAAGGATATTTGGAAATTTGAATACAGAAGAAAACAGGAAATGGATCAATAAAAGAATCATCAATGCGATACACGTTGTTGGCCAGTATCCTAAACATTGA
- a CDS encoding type 1 glutamine amidotransferase domain-containing protein, producing MGKNIACVVTNMFEDSEYSEPARAFEEAGHTVTTIEMIKGKTVKGKQGEVEVEIDESIDSVKPENFDALFIPGGFSPDQLRADERFVSFAKSFMDDKKPVFAICHGPQLLITAKTLEGRHATGYTSIKVDMEYAGATYLDKEVVVCGNQLVTSRTPEDLPAFNRESLNLLK from the coding sequence ATGGGTAAAAATATCGCTTGTGTAGTAACGAATATGTTTGAGGACTCGGAGTATAGTGAACCGGCAAGGGCATTTGAAGAAGCCGGCCATACGGTAACGACGATTGAAATGATAAAAGGGAAAACTGTTAAAGGAAAACAAGGGGAGGTAGAAGTCGAGATTGACGAAAGCATCGACTCAGTGAAACCGGAAAATTTTGATGCATTATTCATCCCCGGTGGGTTCTCGCCTGATCAGCTGCGTGCTGACGAACGCTTCGTATCTTTCGCCAAATCGTTCATGGATGATAAAAAGCCTGTATTTGCGATCTGTCATGGACCGCAGTTGCTGATTACAGCCAAAACACTTGAAGGGCGCCACGCAACAGGATATACATCCATTAAAGTCGATATGGAATATGCAGGTGCCACATATTTGGACAAGGAGGTTGTGGTTTGCGGCAACCAGCTAGTAACCAGCAGGACACCTGAAGATCTTCCGGCATTTAACCGGGAATCGCTCAATCTATTGAAATAA
- the map gene encoding type I methionyl aminopeptidase — protein MIVLKSAREIQAMHESGKILAACHREIAKLIVPGVTTWEIEEFVEGFLKTHGAKPEQKGYKGYEYATCASINEEICHGFPRKTPLKNGDIVTIDMVVNYNGALADSAWTYTVGKVSKETEHLVHVTKESLYKAIEVCVEGNRIGDIGHAIQTYVEAEGFSVVRDFIGHGIGSVIHEEPQVPHYGLPNKGPRLKEGMVFTIEPMVNVGTYKASRDPNGWTASTADGKYSAQYEHTIAITKNGPLILTEQ, from the coding sequence TTGATCGTATTAAAATCTGCACGTGAAATTCAAGCGATGCATGAATCGGGTAAAATTTTGGCAGCTTGTCATAGGGAGATTGCTAAGTTGATTGTTCCTGGGGTGACAACATGGGAAATAGAAGAATTTGTTGAAGGATTCTTAAAAACACATGGTGCGAAGCCGGAACAAAAGGGTTACAAAGGGTATGAGTATGCGACATGTGCCAGCATAAATGAAGAAATCTGTCATGGTTTCCCTCGTAAGACCCCTTTGAAAAATGGAGATATCGTAACGATTGATATGGTCGTCAATTATAACGGGGCCCTTGCCGATTCTGCCTGGACGTATACGGTCGGTAAGGTTTCAAAGGAAACCGAGCATTTGGTTCATGTGACGAAGGAATCTTTATATAAGGCGATTGAAGTATGTGTGGAAGGCAATCGGATTGGAGATATTGGTCATGCCATACAAACATATGTCGAGGCGGAAGGCTTTTCTGTCGTTCGTGATTTCATCGGCCACGGGATAGGAAGTGTCATTCATGAAGAGCCGCAGGTTCCGCATTATGGACTGCCGAATAAAGGTCCGCGTCTTAAGGAGGGCATGGTATTCACCATCGAACCAATGGTAAACGTAGGTACATATAAAGCAAGCCGGGATCCGAATGGATGGACGGCATCCACTGCAGATGGGAAATACTCGGCTCAATATGAGCATACGATTGCCATTACGAAAAACGGTCCGCTTATTCTGACCGAACAATGA
- a CDS encoding DUF2164 domain-containing protein, with product MFIQFPIEKRRKMIESIQEYVYQEHGKEIGEIAAENHLQFIFENIAPFIYNEGIKDAKKVIEDRLGNIEEDLYSLERPID from the coding sequence ATGTTCATTCAATTTCCCATAGAAAAACGCCGCAAGATGATCGAAAGTATCCAAGAATATGTATATCAGGAACATGGCAAGGAAATCGGTGAAATCGCTGCTGAAAATCACTTGCAGTTCATTTTCGAAAATATTGCTCCATTTATATATAATGAAGGTATCAAAGATGCTAAGAAAGTCATTGAGGACAGATTAGGAAATATCGAAGAAGATTTGTATTCATTGGAACGGCCAATTGATTAA
- the mobB gene encoding molybdopterin-guanine dinucleotide biosynthesis protein B, with protein MALVKPFIFQVVGYQNRGKTTFITNIIKKLRKAKLETAVLKHHGHGGKPDVNGMKDSNKHFQAGAAASLVEGDGTIELLGNFKGEAPITELIQLLCLFLPDVILIEGYKQEDFPKVILIKEESDLVLLERLTNVKAAVAWPECLERTRNHASVPVFPLDSDSFITWFLEQI; from the coding sequence ATGGCCTTGGTGAAGCCCTTTATTTTTCAGGTGGTTGGCTATCAAAATAGAGGAAAAACAACCTTTATAACGAATATTATCAAAAAGCTTCGCAAAGCCAAATTAGAGACAGCCGTTTTAAAACATCATGGACATGGCGGAAAACCGGATGTTAACGGTATGAAGGATTCCAATAAACACTTTCAGGCTGGGGCGGCAGCTTCACTTGTTGAAGGTGATGGAACAATCGAGCTGCTCGGGAATTTCAAGGGGGAAGCCCCTATCACTGAGCTGATTCAATTACTGTGTCTATTCCTCCCTGATGTGATTTTAATTGAGGGTTATAAGCAAGAGGACTTTCCTAAGGTCATTTTAATCAAGGAAGAAAGTGACCTCGTGTTATTGGAACGGCTTACTAATGTCAAAGCAGCGGTGGCTTGGCCCGAATGTCTGGAACGAACCAGGAATCATGCTTCAGTACCTGTCTTCCCTTTGGATTCGGATTCATTCATTACATGGTTTTTAGAACAAATATGA
- a CDS encoding molybdopterin molybdotransferase MoeA has translation MVERRTPISIAEAVEKVMKHKLIGHVELIPLKESQDRFLAQDIVATNDVPHFNRSPYDGFALRSKDTAEGSINNPLEFEVVEELAAGMVSTIPVQKNQVARIMTGAQMPAECDAVIMLELTKEFEKDGKKYISFKRSLKEGENVSFQGEDAKKGDVLVKKGTAINPGIIGLLATFGYAEVPVAKKPVVGLFATGSELLDVNEPLQPGKIRNSNSHAISAQIQRAGGEVRFYGKLKDEFELSYEAILTALKEVDLLITTGGVSVGDFDLLPDIYQKMGAEVLFNKVAMRPGSVTTVAVYNNKFLFGLSGNPSASYVGFELFARPIIRTMLFSEHPHLRKETAQLAEDFLKPNPFSRLLRTRLFYESGQLKVIPSGVDKSNITTSLAGANSLTVLPGGTRGFQTGDLVDILLLDDQEGCKWPW, from the coding sequence ATGGTAGAAAGAAGAACACCCATCAGTATTGCAGAAGCAGTTGAAAAAGTGATGAAGCATAAATTAATAGGACATGTGGAACTGATTCCCCTCAAGGAAAGCCAAGACCGTTTTTTGGCTCAAGATATTGTAGCTACAAATGATGTTCCGCATTTTAACCGCTCTCCATATGATGGATTTGCCCTCAGGTCCAAGGATACGGCAGAAGGTTCCATAAATAACCCTCTTGAGTTCGAAGTGGTTGAAGAACTGGCTGCGGGGATGGTATCGACTATCCCTGTACAAAAAAATCAAGTGGCGAGAATCATGACTGGAGCTCAGATGCCAGCTGAGTGTGATGCCGTAATCATGCTCGAGCTCACAAAGGAATTCGAAAAGGACGGAAAGAAGTACATATCATTTAAACGCTCACTTAAGGAAGGCGAAAACGTATCTTTTCAAGGAGAGGATGCAAAGAAAGGCGATGTTCTTGTAAAAAAAGGAACAGCGATCAATCCTGGGATCATCGGCTTGCTGGCAACATTCGGATATGCCGAAGTCCCAGTTGCCAAGAAACCTGTCGTCGGATTATTCGCTACAGGTTCGGAACTTCTTGATGTTAACGAACCGTTGCAGCCTGGGAAAATCCGCAACAGCAATTCACATGCCATCTCCGCCCAAATTCAGAGGGCCGGAGGAGAAGTCCGCTTTTATGGAAAGCTTAAGGACGAATTCGAATTAAGCTACGAGGCCATTTTAACTGCCTTGAAGGAAGTGGATTTGCTCATTACAACTGGAGGGGTTTCTGTCGGTGATTTTGACCTTCTCCCGGATATTTATCAAAAAATGGGTGCTGAAGTCTTATTCAACAAAGTGGCCATGCGCCCCGGCAGCGTGACGACCGTAGCGGTATATAATAACAAATTTTTATTCGGCTTATCAGGCAATCCCTCCGCCAGTTATGTCGGCTTTGAACTATTTGCAAGACCAATCATCCGCACCATGCTGTTTTCGGAACATCCGCATTTACGGAAAGAGACGGCCCAATTGGCAGAGGACTTCTTAAAGCCCAATCCATTCTCACGTCTGCTTCGGACCCGATTATTTTATGAATCCGGCCAGTTGAAGGTAATTCCCAGCGGTGTGGATAAATCCAATATTACAACAAGCTTGGCAGGTGCCAATTCACTGACCGTCTTACCTGGGGGGACCCGTGGTTTCCAAACGGGAGATCTCGTGGACATCCTGCTCCTCGATGACCAAGAAGGATGCAAATGGCCTTGGTGA
- a CDS encoding DUF1128 domain-containing protein → MDLTQNTAESVEFMIEAIKDKLKVMNFGAIKSTHFDIEMYEELHDIYTMVMKKTNFSVREMEAIAEELGRLRNK, encoded by the coding sequence ATGGATTTAACGCAAAATACAGCCGAAAGTGTCGAGTTTATGATCGAAGCAATCAAGGATAAATTAAAAGTGATGAACTTCGGTGCAATCAAATCAACCCATTTTGATATCGAAATGTACGAAGAACTGCATGATATTTATACAATGGTGATGAAAAAAACGAATTTCAGTGTCCGTGAAATGGAAGCCATCGCCGAAGAACTTGGAAGACTGCGTAATAAGTAA
- a CDS encoding YtxH domain-containing protein, which produces MSNIREEYKCDKKSKFMQAVFIGALAGAAISLFDKDTRNSVLENSKSCMSNMKEFVKNPNGVLTQVRETSSKVRSTVEKISDDVSFISQKVEEMKDIPSQVAQVVMETKEVFAAEQDESSSSHHERISLN; this is translated from the coding sequence ATGAGCAACATTCGAGAAGAATATAAGTGTGACAAGAAAAGTAAATTTATGCAAGCGGTCTTTATTGGGGCGTTAGCAGGGGCTGCGATAAGCCTTTTTGACAAGGATACGCGTAATTCTGTATTGGAAAACAGTAAAAGCTGCATGAGTAATATGAAGGAATTCGTGAAGAATCCCAATGGGGTGCTTACACAAGTACGTGAAACATCATCAAAGGTCCGTTCCACTGTTGAAAAAATTTCCGATGATGTATCCTTCATTTCCCAAAAGGTGGAGGAAATGAAAGATATTCCATCGCAAGTTGCCCAAGTGGTGATGGAGACGAAGGAAGTTTTTGCTGCAGAGCAAGATGAGTCATCTTCAAGTCACCATGAACGGATTTCCTTAAATTAG
- a CDS encoding YihY/virulence factor BrkB family protein: protein MANKKEWLKGSFFKTFIKRLQMDDVSGLAAQLSYFFLLSLFPLLIFLFTLLAYLPFSQEDILNTVRTYAPDDSMKIIEANLSEVMEANGTLLSFGVIGTIWSASNGMNAIIKAFNHAYDVKESRTFFISRGMSILLTLAMIFVFIVVLLLPVFGKQIGVFLFAEIGQSDEFLTVWNQLRWVISTLVFLIVFTILYWIAPNIKLKCITVLPGAIFATAGWSLVSFLFSFYVENFANYSATYGSLGGIIVLMVWFYLSGLIIILGGEINALVSERQKPECA from the coding sequence ATGGCCAATAAAAAAGAATGGCTGAAAGGCTCATTCTTCAAGACTTTCATAAAACGGTTACAGATGGATGATGTATCGGGGCTTGCCGCACAGCTGTCTTATTTCTTCTTACTTTCCCTGTTTCCGTTACTTATTTTTTTATTCACTTTATTGGCCTATCTGCCATTTTCCCAAGAAGATATATTAAATACCGTCCGTACATATGCGCCTGACGATTCGATGAAAATCATTGAGGCCAACCTATCTGAAGTAATGGAAGCGAATGGGACTTTATTGTCGTTTGGTGTCATCGGAACGATATGGTCGGCATCGAATGGGATGAATGCAATCATTAAAGCATTTAACCATGCATACGATGTAAAAGAAAGTCGAACATTCTTTATTTCCCGGGGAATGTCGATTCTTCTCACTTTAGCGATGATTTTTGTTTTTATTGTCGTTTTATTGCTGCCGGTATTCGGAAAACAGATCGGAGTATTCCTATTTGCCGAAATTGGACAATCCGATGAGTTTCTTACGGTTTGGAACCAGCTTCGCTGGGTGATAAGTACGCTTGTATTTTTAATTGTGTTCACTATCCTTTATTGGATTGCGCCCAACATAAAGCTGAAATGCATAACAGTACTGCCCGGTGCTATCTTTGCAACGGCAGGATGGAGTCTTGTTTCCTTTTTGTTTTCTTTTTATGTGGAGAACTTCGCTAATTATTCTGCAACATATGGAAGCCTTGGAGGGATCATCGTATTAATGGTCTGGTTTTATTTATCGGGGCTCATCATCATACTGGGCGGGGAAATAAATGCGCTCGTAAGTGAAAGGCAAAAACCAGAATGTGCATGA
- a CDS encoding heavy metal translocating P-type ATPase: MTTDTKHLTQPASCQTTWLEKAKPHLELIAALFSGLLIVLGWALSKNGMESTSIVIYLASFLIGGYAKAKEGIEDTIADRELNVEMLMIFAAIGSAVIGYWTEGAILIFIFALSGALETYTMNKSHKEISALMDLQPEEALRITNGYEETVSVSQLHVGDQILVKPGERVPSDGKITDGRTNIDEAAITGESIPVSKSLDDEVFAGTVNLRGTITVEITKPASETLFQKIITLVQSAQSEKSPSQLFIERFEGTYVKVVLTVVGLMMFVPHFILGWSWTETFYRAMILLVVASPCALVASIMPATLSAISNGARHGILFKGGIHLENLGNLQAIALDKTGTLTKGKPEVTDVIIREDLNEDDFLFHIASVENYSNHPLATSIVRYAKTKLQRDIIKPDNMEDISGNGVQAYINGVLWKVGKADFVGRSEAERFQNGIALTLAEQGKTIVYAKDDQGIAGILTLKDVVREETITAIEALKNEGIHTVMLTGDGEKTAKAIASESHIDAYIAECLPETKVTEVKRLKEHFGTVAMVGDGINDAPALATASVGIAMGEGTDVALETADVVLMKNDLPRIAEAVKLSKKMNRIIKQNVIFSISVIMILIASNFLQFLDLPYGVIGHEGSTILVILNSLRLLRN, translated from the coding sequence ATGACTACAGATACTAAACATTTAACCCAACCGGCTTCATGCCAAACCACTTGGTTGGAAAAAGCAAAACCTCATCTAGAACTTATTGCTGCATTATTCAGCGGTTTATTAATAGTGTTGGGCTGGGCCCTTTCAAAGAACGGAATGGAGTCCACTTCAATCGTCATATACTTAGCTTCTTTCTTGATTGGCGGATATGCCAAGGCAAAAGAAGGAATAGAAGATACGATTGCCGACCGGGAATTGAATGTTGAGATGCTGATGATTTTTGCGGCCATCGGTTCTGCGGTTATCGGTTACTGGACGGAAGGTGCCATATTGATTTTCATCTTCGCTTTAAGCGGTGCCCTTGAGACATACACGATGAATAAAAGCCATAAAGAAATTTCGGCACTTATGGACTTACAGCCTGAGGAAGCACTGCGTATCACTAACGGATATGAAGAAACCGTATCCGTTTCACAGCTGCATGTCGGGGATCAGATTTTAGTGAAACCAGGTGAGAGAGTTCCTTCAGATGGAAAAATCACGGACGGCCGTACCAATATCGATGAAGCCGCCATCACTGGTGAATCCATACCGGTCAGCAAATCATTGGATGATGAAGTATTTGCCGGAACGGTTAATCTCCGTGGTACGATTACCGTGGAAATCACCAAACCAGCAAGTGAAACATTATTTCAAAAAATAATCACTCTCGTTCAATCCGCACAAAGTGAAAAGTCCCCTTCCCAGCTGTTCATTGAACGGTTTGAAGGGACTTATGTAAAAGTGGTATTGACCGTTGTCGGCTTGATGATGTTCGTACCCCATTTCATATTGGGGTGGAGCTGGACCGAAACATTCTACAGAGCGATGATCCTGCTCGTTGTCGCTTCACCTTGTGCCCTTGTGGCCTCTATTATGCCAGCTACGCTTTCTGCCATTTCAAATGGTGCTCGTCATGGCATTTTATTTAAAGGCGGCATCCATCTTGAGAATCTAGGTAACCTTCAGGCAATTGCTTTAGATAAAACCGGTACATTGACAAAAGGAAAACCGGAGGTAACGGATGTCATTATCCGCGAAGATTTAAACGAAGATGATTTCTTATTTCATATTGCATCTGTTGAAAATTATTCGAACCACCCTTTGGCAACATCGATCGTACGTTATGCCAAAACAAAATTGCAAAGAGACATCATTAAACCGGATAACATGGAAGATATCTCAGGCAATGGGGTTCAAGCATACATCAATGGCGTGCTTTGGAAAGTCGGAAAGGCTGATTTCGTCGGTCGCAGTGAAGCAGAACGATTCCAAAATGGCATTGCACTGACATTGGCTGAACAAGGTAAGACAATCGTTTATGCAAAGGATGATCAAGGGATTGCCGGTATTCTCACTTTGAAAGATGTCGTGCGTGAAGAAACCATTACAGCCATCGAAGCTTTGAAAAATGAGGGCATCCATACCGTCATGCTGACAGGCGATGGTGAAAAAACGGCTAAAGCGATTGCGTCGGAAAGCCATATTGATGCATATATTGCCGAATGCCTGCCAGAAACCAAAGTGACTGAAGTAAAAAGGCTGAAAGAACATTTTGGCACTGTAGCAATGGTTGGGGATGGCATCAATGATGCACCTGCTCTGGCAACGGCATCTGTGGGAATTGCAATGGGTGAAGGCACGGATGTTGCTTTGGAGACAGCGGATGTTGTTCTGATGAAGAATGACCTGCCGCGCATCGCGGAAGCAGTCAAATTATCCAAGAAGATGAATCGAATCATCAAACAAAACGTCATCTTTTCAATTTCGGTGATCATGATCCTGATCGCATCCAATTTCCTTCAATTCCTTGACCTTCCATACGGCGTCATTGGACATGAAGGAAGCACAATTCTCGTTATACTGAACAGCTTAAGACTTTTGAGAAACTAA
- a CDS encoding MFS transporter: MNNKLLFSVLIVIVGISGFSQGMLLPIIAIIFENDGISSSLNGFHAASLYIGILLISPFMEAPLRKYGYKPLILFGGITVILSLALFPVWKSFWFWFVLRFFIGIGDHTLHFATQTWITAISPKTKRGRNLAIYGLFFSLGFMVGPMMTKLLEINQSLPFIITSILSLLAWSTVFLIRNELPEQDDSESTSFLGTLKRFTKVSRIAWVAFLLPFTFGVLEASLNSNFPVFALRSGIDLTAVSIIIPAFSAGTLLTQIPLGMISDRFGRRKTLLTILFSGFAIFTLAGIYSYSVLGLFICFMFGGMMVGSTFSLGISYMADLLPRNLLPAGNLLCSIFFSLGSIGGPFFGGLVIEHIQGGNFFYMISIMLFLVFISLALFKEKMPASVM; this comes from the coding sequence ATGAATAATAAATTGCTTTTTAGCGTTTTAATTGTAATTGTCGGCATATCTGGGTTTTCTCAAGGGATGCTTCTGCCGATCATAGCCATCATTTTTGAAAATGACGGAATTAGCTCATCCCTAAACGGGTTTCATGCAGCCTCGCTTTATATTGGAATTCTGTTGATTTCTCCTTTTATGGAAGCCCCGCTCCGTAAATACGGCTATAAGCCATTGATATTATTTGGCGGGATAACGGTCATTCTATCGCTTGCCTTATTTCCTGTTTGGAAATCATTCTGGTTCTGGTTCGTCCTCCGTTTCTTCATCGGAATCGGCGATCATACACTTCACTTTGCTACCCAGACATGGATCACTGCCATTTCACCAAAAACGAAGCGCGGAAGGAATCTTGCCATTTATGGACTTTTCTTCAGTCTTGGCTTCATGGTTGGCCCGATGATGACGAAGCTTCTCGAGATTAATCAGTCTTTGCCTTTCATCATCACATCCATACTTAGTCTTCTAGCTTGGTCCACTGTTTTCCTTATTAGAAATGAGCTTCCTGAACAGGATGATTCTGAAAGCACATCATTCCTTGGCACACTCAAAAGGTTTACGAAAGTTAGCCGCATAGCTTGGGTCGCTTTTTTACTTCCGTTCACTTTTGGCGTGCTTGAAGCATCATTGAATAGCAATTTTCCTGTATTCGCCCTGCGCTCCGGAATCGATTTAACCGCAGTATCCATCATCATTCCGGCATTTTCCGCAGGGACTCTGCTTACCCAGATTCCCTTGGGGATGATAAGTGACCGTTTTGGCCGGCGAAAGACCTTGCTGACGATACTTTTTTCAGGGTTTGCCATATTCACTCTTGCAGGGATTTATTCTTATTCAGTGCTTGGTCTATTCATTTGCTTTATGTTTGGCGGAATGATGGTTGGTTCGACTTTCTCGCTGGGAATAAGTTATATGGCAGACCTTTTGCCTCGAAACCTATTACCTGCTGGAAATTTATTATGCAGTATTTTCTTTAGCCTCGGCAGCATCGGCGGTCCGTTTTTTGGCGGCCTCGTCATTGAACATATACAAGGTGGGAATTTTTTCTATATGATCAGCATCATGCTTTTCCTTGTCTTCATTTCATTGGCCTTGTTTAAGGAGAAAATGCCTGCTTCAGTTATGTAG